One segment of Pelecanus crispus isolate bPelCri1 chromosome 2, bPelCri1.pri, whole genome shotgun sequence DNA contains the following:
- the HACD1 gene encoding very-long-chain (3R)-3-hydroxyacyl-CoA dehydratase 1, with translation MASSEEDGGGNGAVEEKENGKKRRLGALATAWLIFYNVAMTAGWLVLGIAMVRFYIQKGTHRGLFRSVQKTLKFFQTFALLEVVHCAVGIVRTSVLVTGVQVSSRIFMVWFIAHSIKQIQNEESVILFLVVWTVTEITRYSFYTFNLLNHLPYFIKWARYNFFIILYPAGVAGELLTIYAALPYVKKTGMFSLRLPNKYNVSFDYYYFLIIVMFSYVPLFPQLYFHMLRQRRRVLHGEVIVEKDD, from the exons ATGGCGTCCAGCGAGGAGGACGGAGGCGGCAACGGCGCggtggaggagaaggagaacggcaagaagaggaggctgggcGCCCTGGCCACGGCCTGGCTCATCTTCTACAACGTCGCCATGACCGCGGG GTGGCTGGTATTAGGTATTGCCATGGTGCGGTTTTATATACAGAAAGGAACACATAGAGGCTTATTCAGAAGCGTTCAAAAGACGCTTAAATTTTTCCAgacatttgctttgcttgag gtAGTCCACTGTGCAGTTG gAATAGTTCGCACATCTGTGCTTGTGACGGGGGTCCAAGTGAGTTCAAGAATCTTCATGGTGTGGTTCATTGCACATAGTATAAAACAG ATCCAGAATGAGGAGAGCGTTATTCTTTTTCTGGTCGTATGGACTGTGACAGAGATTACTCGATATTCCTTCTACACATTCAACCTGCTCAACCATTTGCCATACTTCATTAAATGGGCCAG atacaacttttttatcattttgtatCCTGCTGGAGTTGCAGGTGAACTGCTAACCATATATGCTGCTTTACCCTatgtgaagaaaacaggaatgttTTCACTGAGACTTCCCAACAAATATAATGTCTCCTTTGACTACTATTACTTCCTTATTATTGTCATGTTCTCCTATGTGCCAT TATTTCCACAACTCTACTTCCACATGCTGCGGCAGAGAAGAAGGGTGCTTCATGGAGAAGTGATTGTGGAAAAGGACGATTGA